The Fretibacterium sp. OH1220_COT-178 genome has a segment encoding these proteins:
- a CDS encoding GNAT family N-acetyltransferase has protein sequence MFYGASMLNKRLRDGEIFLRLDRTSEADPEKGYVPVYHFKICRIEGDAELGWIDLRIGHNRSTAFGGNIGYAVYEPFRGNHFAGKACRLLPELARKHGMRALFIACAPENEPSRRTCLYAGARLMDVVDIPEWHEMYAEGKRKACRYRLDL, from the coding sequence ATGTTCTACGGCGCATCCATGTTGAACAAGAGGCTGCGGGACGGAGAGATCTTCCTGAGGCTGGACCGCACCTCGGAGGCGGATCCGGAAAAGGGCTACGTCCCGGTCTACCACTTCAAGATCTGCCGCATCGAGGGCGATGCGGAGCTGGGCTGGATCGACCTCCGGATCGGGCACAACCGCAGCACGGCCTTCGGCGGCAACATCGGCTACGCGGTCTACGAGCCCTTTCGGGGCAATCACTTCGCCGGAAAGGCCTGCCGCCTCCTTCCGGAGCTCGCGCGCAAACATGGCATGAGGGCGCTCTTCATCGCCTGCGCCCCGGAGAACGAGCCCTCGCGAAGGACCTGCCTCTACGCCGGAGCCCGGCTGATGGACGTCGTGGACATCCCCGAGTGGCACGAGATGTACGCCGAGGGGAAGCGGAAAGCATGCCGCTACCGCCTGGACCTGTGA
- a CDS encoding pyridoxal phosphate-dependent decarboxylase family protein: MKTRRATADKLDGIDAYGTLLEKAGRYALDYIRHIDERPPYPEGDSLENLKRLGGPLPVEGTDPQRVLELLHRIGSPGTTAQIGGRCFGFVNGGLLPVAHAAGWLTDTWNQNGALAVMSPVAAELEEICELWITELLGLEKGTAMGLVTGSSNAAICALSAARNTLLGRLGYDITKDGLRNAPPIRIVLGEDAHSSIRAALSVLGFGTREIERVPTDELGRIRAEAVPKLDERTLLILQAGNVNGGSYDPLEELCGLAETAGAWTHVDGAFGLWAAASERHRHHVAGMERADSWSTDAHKTLNVGYDCGIVLCRHRDALVAALQASGSYIQYGDRRDGMLYTTEMSRRARAVPLWALLKCLGAKGVEQLIDRLCDNAELFASRLRQAGFTLINPVFFNQFMVACDTEAETEAVLRAIQDGGVCWCSGSRWKGKPVIRVSVCSHATTREDVDRSAASFSAALQKVRNAPRGGGAP, translated from the coding sequence ATGAAAACGAGAAGGGCGACGGCGGACAAGCTCGATGGAATCGATGCATACGGAACCCTGTTGGAAAAAGCCGGTCGGTATGCGCTCGACTATATCCGGCACATCGATGAGCGCCCGCCGTATCCCGAAGGGGACAGCCTGGAAAACCTGAAGAGGCTCGGAGGCCCTCTGCCCGTGGAGGGGACGGACCCTCAGCGGGTCCTCGAACTGCTCCACAGGATCGGCTCCCCCGGGACGACCGCCCAGATCGGAGGACGCTGTTTCGGGTTTGTGAACGGCGGCCTGCTCCCCGTCGCTCACGCGGCCGGATGGCTGACGGACACGTGGAATCAGAACGGGGCCCTTGCGGTCATGTCCCCTGTCGCCGCGGAGCTGGAGGAGATCTGCGAGCTCTGGATAACGGAGCTGCTGGGCCTGGAGAAGGGCACGGCGATGGGTCTCGTGACCGGCTCATCCAACGCCGCCATATGCGCCTTGTCCGCCGCAAGAAACACCCTCCTGGGAAGGCTCGGCTACGACATCACAAAGGACGGACTGCGCAACGCCCCGCCGATCCGCATCGTGCTGGGAGAGGACGCCCACTCGTCCATCAGGGCCGCCCTCTCCGTTCTGGGCTTCGGGACACGGGAGATCGAGCGTGTTCCGACGGACGAGCTCGGCCGGATCCGGGCCGAAGCGGTCCCAAAACTGGACGAGAGGACCCTCCTGATCCTGCAGGCCGGGAACGTCAACGGCGGCAGCTACGACCCGCTCGAGGAGCTGTGCGGTCTGGCGGAAACGGCAGGGGCCTGGACGCACGTCGACGGCGCTTTCGGGCTCTGGGCGGCCGCCTCGGAGCGGCATCGCCATCACGTGGCCGGGATGGAGAGGGCCGATTCCTGGTCGACGGACGCCCACAAGACGCTGAACGTCGGCTACGACTGCGGCATTGTCCTGTGCCGGCACAGGGACGCGCTGGTTGCCGCTCTGCAGGCCAGCGGCTCCTACATCCAATATGGGGACCGCCGCGACGGGATGCTCTATACGACCGAGATGTCGCGCAGGGCAAGGGCGGTCCCGCTTTGGGCGCTGCTGAAATGCTTGGGCGCAAAGGGTGTCGAACAGCTGATCGACAGGCTCTGCGACAACGCGGAGCTCTTTGCCTCCCGATTGCGGCAGGCCGGGTTCACCCTGATCAACCCCGTTTTCTTCAATCAGTTTATGGTGGCGTGCGATACGGAGGCCGAGACCGAGGCCGTGCTGCGGGCGATACAGGACGGCGGCGTTTGCTGGTGCAGCGGGAGCCGATGGAAGGGAAAGCCCGTGATACGCGTCAGCGTTTGCTCTCATGCGACGACCCGCGAGGACGTCGACCGAAGCGCCGCCTCCTTCAGCGCGGCCCTGCAAAAAGTACGGAATGCGCCGCGCGGAGGGGGAGCGCCGTGA
- a CDS encoding MerR family transcriptional regulator — protein sequence MDYSIGEFSKLTGLGIHTLRYYEREHLLAPERNAGNRRRYSDRDMTWVDFIKRLKDTGMPIREIKRYALLRAAGESTLNERLKLLLRHRRALKEQVAKLQEHQSKLDDKIQFYREEIERRTD from the coding sequence TTGGATTATTCGATCGGCGAATTTTCGAAACTTACGGGGCTTGGAATACACACCCTGCGCTATTACGAGCGGGAGCATCTGCTTGCGCCGGAACGCAATGCCGGAAACCGACGCCGCTATTCCGACAGGGACATGACGTGGGTCGATTTCATAAAGCGCTTGAAGGATACGGGTATGCCCATCAGGGAGATCAAGCGTTATGCGCTGCTGCGGGCTGCCGGAGAATCGACGCTGAACGAGCGGCTGAAACTGCTCCTGAGACACCGGCGGGCATTGAAAGAGCAAGTGGCAAAGCTGCAGGAACATCAGTCCAAACTGGACGACAAAATTCAATTTTATCGTGAGGAAATTGAAAGACGGACGGATTAG
- a CDS encoding SDR family NAD(P)-dependent oxidoreductase — protein MARKTERYTVVTGASSGIGYETARAFAARGKNLIVAARRRHNLEALKSEILARYPTLDVVIKASDLSVTENVYRLYTDLKGYALETWINNAGFGHYGSAAHQDLHKIGAMLRLNVEAPTLFSSLFVSDYKDVEGTQLINISSAGGYTLVPGAVAYCATKFFVSAFTEGLARELKETGARMRAKVFAPAATQTEFGKVANDAAEYDYDKAFGTYHTSRQAAEFLLELYDSDKTVGAVDRETFEFTLHDPLLSYAGSSKHNQKTAAEADGQREEKSRCSRRE, from the coding sequence ATGGCGCGGAAGACAGAAAGATACACGGTCGTCACGGGGGCCAGCTCGGGCATCGGTTATGAAACGGCAAGGGCGTTTGCCGCCCGAGGCAAAAATCTGATCGTCGCCGCCCGCCGCAGGCACAACCTGGAAGCCTTGAAGAGCGAGATTCTGGCTCGATACCCCACGCTGGATGTCGTCATCAAAGCCTCGGACCTGTCCGTCACGGAAAACGTATACCGACTCTATACGGACCTGAAGGGCTATGCGCTGGAGACATGGATAAACAATGCGGGCTTCGGACACTACGGCAGCGCGGCCCATCAGGACCTGCACAAGATCGGAGCCATGCTCCGCCTGAACGTGGAAGCGCCCACCCTTTTCTCCTCCCTGTTCGTCAGCGATTACAAGGACGTGGAGGGAACCCAGCTCATCAACATTTCCTCCGCGGGGGGCTACACGCTCGTCCCCGGAGCCGTCGCCTACTGCGCAACGAAATTCTTCGTCAGCGCCTTTACCGAAGGACTGGCACGGGAGCTGAAGGAGACCGGAGCCAGAATGCGGGCAAAGGTGTTCGCACCGGCCGCAACCCAGACGGAATTCGGCAAGGTGGCAAACGACGCGGCAGAATACGATTACGACAAAGCCTTCGGAACCTACCACACGAGCCGGCAGGCAGCCGAATTTCTGCTGGAGCTCTACGACAGCGACAAGACGGTCGGAGCCGTGGACCGGGAGACTTTCGAGTTCACGCTGCACGACCCCCTGCTGAGCTATGCGGGAAGCTCGAAACACAATCAAAAAACCGCTGCAGAGGCCGACGGACAGCGGGAAGAAAAATCACGGTGTTCTCGACGGGAATGA
- a CDS encoding EamA family transporter: MKKRDVLLLLTVAVVWGVNFTVIKIGLQSVPPLFLVFLRYLFVAFPLIFFVKSPDVSWRVIAGYGLCIGVGQFSFLFCAIRAGMPAGLASVVLQAQAIFTLILSSGFMGERMGRIQIAGIMLAVFGLGLIGGFWGPGSDSIPTIAFLMCLMAAFFWGCANVLVKRAAKESERKGAPLNMMEMLVWSSVFVPLPMLGISLAGGEASAAFRVLTRLDGTAVFSVLYLVVLSTLFSYYVWNKMIAVYSAGRVAPFSFLVPITGLLSAMLVHGERVASSQWIGIAGVIAGLVVFQLGSRIQGGFARTGT, from the coding sequence ATGAAGAAGCGCGACGTATTGCTGTTGCTGACGGTCGCGGTCGTCTGGGGCGTCAACTTTACGGTGATAAAAATCGGGTTGCAGTCGGTCCCGCCCCTTTTTCTGGTTTTTTTGAGGTATCTGTTCGTTGCCTTCCCCTTGATCTTTTTTGTGAAGAGCCCTGATGTGTCGTGGAGGGTGATTGCGGGCTACGGGCTGTGTATCGGGGTGGGACAATTTTCGTTTCTGTTCTGTGCGATTCGTGCCGGAATGCCTGCAGGATTGGCCTCGGTGGTCCTGCAGGCTCAAGCCATCTTCACCCTTATCCTGTCGTCGGGGTTCATGGGGGAGAGAATGGGAAGGATTCAGATTGCTGGAATAATGCTGGCCGTTTTCGGACTGGGACTGATCGGTGGTTTTTGGGGCCCCGGTTCCGATTCGATCCCGACGATAGCCTTCCTGATGTGCCTCATGGCCGCCTTCTTCTGGGGCTGTGCGAATGTTCTTGTCAAAAGGGCGGCCAAGGAGAGCGAGCGAAAAGGAGCTCCCCTGAATATGATGGAAATGCTCGTCTGGTCCTCGGTTTTCGTTCCTCTGCCCATGCTTGGCATTTCCCTGGCCGGAGGCGAGGCGTCAGCGGCCTTTCGTGTGCTGACCCGCTTGGACGGGACGGCCGTCTTCTCCGTTCTGTACCTCGTCGTTCTGTCCACCCTCTTCAGCTATTACGTCTGGAACAAAATGATTGCGGTCTACTCGGCCGGAAGAGTCGCTCCCTTTTCGTTCCTGGTGCCCATTACAGGGCTATTGAGCGCGATGTTGGTCCATGGTGAGAGGGTGGCTTCCTCTCAGTGGATCGGAATAGCGGGGGTCATCGCCGGGCTGGTCGTCTTTCAGTTGGGAAGCCGCATCCAAGGCGGTTTTGCGCGCACAGGAACGTAG
- a CDS encoding FAD-dependent oxidoreductase, translating into MVLGCTHAGTAAILNTVALHKDAQVTVYERNDNISFLSCGIALHVQGVVKDPKGLFYCSPEKLAELGVGTCMKHEVTDVDLAAKKLRVRDLDSGREFEDAYDKLIVASGSWPVEPPIENSKLENVLLCKNYGHAMEIVKRCASARSVAIVGAGYIGTELVEAFETQGKSVTFIDQMSQVLPRYLDPDVVDVVERLYVEKGVRLAFGRTVKKFVDDGHGKVAGVVTTDGEFEADLVILCVGFRPQTALFKGKLEMLPNGAIRVDEFMRTSHPDVFAAGDCCAVYNNASRQYGYIPLATNAVRMGTLAARNLKAPTTKHMGTQGTSGIKIYDWNIASTGLTELVAKDLGLDYSVSVLEDNYRPEFMPSTEPFLLKLVYEKGTRRILGAQVRSREDLTQSINTLSVCIQNGMTVDELAFVDFFFQPHYNKPWNFLNTVALQALPPV; encoded by the coding sequence GTGGTCTTGGGCTGTACCCACGCGGGGACGGCGGCGATATTGAACACGGTGGCGCTGCACAAGGACGCGCAGGTGACGGTTTACGAGCGAAACGACAATATCTCCTTTCTGTCGTGCGGCATCGCGCTGCACGTTCAGGGGGTGGTGAAGGATCCCAAAGGGCTGTTCTACTGCTCGCCCGAAAAGCTCGCCGAGCTGGGCGTCGGGACCTGCATGAAGCATGAGGTGACGGACGTCGACCTCGCGGCGAAGAAGCTCCGGGTCCGCGACTTGGACTCCGGGCGCGAGTTCGAGGACGCCTACGACAAGCTGATCGTCGCGTCGGGGTCCTGGCCCGTCGAGCCGCCCATAGAGAACTCGAAGCTGGAGAACGTCCTGCTCTGCAAGAACTACGGCCATGCGATGGAGATCGTGAAACGGTGCGCGTCCGCGCGCAGCGTCGCCATCGTCGGGGCGGGCTACATCGGCACGGAGCTGGTGGAGGCCTTCGAGACCCAGGGCAAGTCGGTGACGTTCATCGACCAGATGAGTCAGGTGCTGCCCCGCTACCTGGACCCCGACGTGGTCGACGTGGTGGAGCGGCTCTACGTCGAAAAGGGCGTGAGGCTGGCCTTCGGCCGGACGGTGAAGAAGTTCGTGGACGACGGGCATGGAAAGGTCGCCGGGGTCGTGACGACGGACGGGGAGTTCGAGGCGGACCTGGTGATCCTCTGCGTGGGTTTCCGTCCCCAGACGGCGCTCTTCAAGGGGAAGCTGGAGATGCTTCCGAACGGGGCCATCCGCGTGGACGAGTTCATGCGGACGTCCCACCCGGACGTGTTCGCGGCCGGCGACTGCTGCGCGGTCTACAACAACGCCTCCCGGCAGTACGGCTACATCCCGCTGGCGACCAACGCCGTCCGCATGGGAACGCTCGCCGCGCGGAACCTCAAGGCGCCCACGACCAAGCATATGGGGACCCAGGGGACGTCCGGCATCAAGATCTACGACTGGAACATCGCCAGCACCGGCCTGACCGAGCTGGTGGCCAAGGATTTGGGGCTCGACTACTCCGTCTCCGTCCTCGAGGACAATTATCGGCCGGAGTTCATGCCCTCCACCGAGCCCTTCCTCCTCAAGCTGGTCTACGAGAAGGGGACGCGCCGCATCCTGGGTGCCCAGGTTCGTTCCCGGGAGGACCTCACCCAGTCGATCAACACCCTGTCCGTCTGCATCCAGAACGGGATGACGGTGGACGAGCTGGCGTTCGTCGACTTCTTCTTCCAGCCGCACTACAACAAGCCCTGGAACTTCCTCAACACCGTGGCGCTCCAGGCCCTGCCGCCGGTCTAG
- a CDS encoding N-acyl-D-amino-acid deacylase family protein codes for MTFDLVVKGGFVADGTGGPCFRSDVGVCGDRVAALGRLPDGRTTVDASGMVVAPGFVDAHNHADHGILRCPDAQNFLAQGITTSICGNCGLALTPLSDAHREGLARYMAPFVGAAQEYDWAWDDLASFVRRIEAARPAQNLALLAGHGTLRAAVMGFEDRAPTDGELERMGLLLEREFGQGAFGLSFGLAYPPGSYARRRELAALLSAAARHGRRCAFHLESESTAVVGCVETVLDLARETGAAVEISHHKAIGRENWGKVFETLRAMERSRAEGVDVLCDAYPYVAGSTTILSLLPAWAAEGGVDALLARLRDDTQRDRIADAILKDDVPGDNLMLLQGWERVLIGDCPGDRACEGRTLAEILERRSVDAESIGLFMDWLLSVSGRALMVLLDEQSEDDLRHVLAHPLTALGSDAWVVRDGEGCPHPRAYGTTARFLGRFVREGRLLSLEEAVRKMTSAPARRYGLAGRGLIAEGLFADLVVFDPAAVLDRGDFLDPHRRPEGIRAVVVNGTLAVRDGRQTENRSGRVLRAV; via the coding sequence ATGACGTTCGATCTCGTCGTCAAGGGCGGGTTCGTCGCGGACGGGACGGGGGGCCCGTGCTTCCGTTCGGACGTCGGCGTTTGCGGCGACCGGGTCGCCGCCCTGGGGCGCCTCCCGGACGGGAGGACGACGGTGGACGCCTCCGGGATGGTCGTGGCGCCGGGATTCGTCGATGCGCACAATCATGCCGACCACGGCATCCTGCGCTGTCCGGACGCGCAGAACTTCCTCGCTCAGGGCATCACGACCTCCATCTGCGGAAACTGCGGCCTGGCCTTGACGCCCCTGTCGGACGCCCACCGCGAGGGGCTCGCCCGCTATATGGCCCCTTTCGTGGGGGCGGCCCAGGAGTACGACTGGGCGTGGGACGACCTCGCCTCCTTCGTCCGAAGGATCGAGGCGGCCCGTCCGGCCCAGAACCTGGCGCTCCTGGCGGGGCACGGCACGCTGCGAGCCGCCGTCATGGGCTTCGAGGACCGGGCTCCCACGGACGGGGAGCTGGAGCGGATGGGGCTGCTGCTGGAGCGCGAGTTCGGCCAAGGGGCGTTCGGGCTCTCCTTCGGGCTGGCCTATCCGCCCGGGAGCTACGCGAGACGCCGGGAGCTCGCCGCGCTTCTGTCGGCCGCTGCCCGGCACGGCCGGCGCTGTGCCTTTCATCTGGAGAGCGAGAGCACCGCGGTCGTCGGGTGCGTCGAGACGGTGCTGGATCTGGCGCGGGAGACGGGGGCCGCCGTGGAGATCTCGCACCACAAGGCCATCGGGCGGGAGAACTGGGGTAAGGTCTTCGAGACCCTGCGCGCGATGGAGCGGTCCCGTGCGGAGGGCGTCGACGTCCTGTGCGACGCCTACCCCTACGTGGCGGGGAGCACGACGATCCTGTCGCTCCTGCCCGCATGGGCCGCGGAGGGCGGAGTGGACGCGCTGCTCGCACGGTTGCGGGACGACACGCAGAGGGACCGCATCGCGGACGCGATCCTGAAGGACGACGTGCCGGGCGACAACCTGATGCTCCTTCAGGGATGGGAGCGGGTCCTGATCGGCGACTGTCCGGGGGACCGGGCGTGCGAGGGGCGCACCCTGGCGGAGATACTCGAGAGGCGCTCCGTGGATGCGGAGTCCATCGGCCTTTTCATGGACTGGCTCCTGAGTGTCTCCGGCCGCGCCCTGATGGTGCTGCTGGACGAGCAGAGCGAGGACGACCTGCGGCATGTGCTCGCCCATCCCCTGACCGCCCTGGGGTCGGACGCGTGGGTCGTCCGGGACGGGGAGGGCTGTCCGCACCCGCGTGCGTACGGGACTACGGCCCGTTTCCTGGGGCGGTTCGTCCGGGAGGGGCGGCTTCTGAGTCTGGAGGAGGCGGTGCGCAAAATGACCTCCGCGCCCGCCCGCCGCTACGGTCTCGCGGGGCGCGGTCTGATCGCGGAGGGGCTCTTCGCCGACCTCGTCGTCTTCGATCCCGCTGCGGTCCTCGACCGGGGGGACTTCCTCGACCCGCACCGCCGCCCGGAGGGGATCCGGGCCGTGGTCGTCAACGGGACGCTCGCGGTGCGGGACGGACGCCAAACGGAAAACCGTTCCGGAAGGGTGCTTCGGGCGGTGTGA
- a CDS encoding PadR family transcriptional regulator, producing the protein MGIIERNGHRHLCAFILLLIAEENGYGREIHRRLEESFPGFRRDSSTVYRCLRTLVEEGALSFEWVFSDRGDPKKRYRLTESGYADLREWEEDIAVRKRHFDTFLRRYAALKDKGEETRREGEGNPGRFRAE; encoded by the coding sequence ATGGGGATCATCGAACGCAACGGGCACAGGCACCTATGTGCATTCATCCTGCTTCTGATTGCCGAGGAGAACGGGTACGGAAGAGAGATCCATCGACGCCTCGAGGAGTCTTTCCCCGGATTCAGGAGGGATTCCTCCACGGTTTACCGTTGCCTCCGCACGCTTGTCGAAGAGGGAGCACTGAGCTTCGAATGGGTCTTTTCCGATCGCGGCGACCCCAAGAAGAGATACCGCCTGACGGAGTCCGGGTACGCCGACCTGAGGGAATGGGAAGAGGATATTGCCGTCAGGAAACGGCATTTCGACACGTTCCTCCGACGGTATGCGGCGTTGAAAGACAAGGGAGAAGAAACTCGCCGGGAAGGCGAGGGGAATCCCGGCCGTTTCAGGGCGGAATGA
- a CDS encoding class I SAM-dependent methyltransferase, whose protein sequence is MMQIVEKGKKDSAYWDSSAEDFQRRVAGHGWNLERDPALAILKRIGALGPGARVLDVGCGVGRHLGAFAPTAGEAVGVDISARMLEFAAENLRQHANIILQVGDFKNPDAALETLLAQGFDLVFASMSPAVEDLEDLRRMSACSRGWCMVDRFLEEQDELKASILEAVGMDVRDDPHNQGERTKRLWTLLWEDGYCPQLEIHARSETFELSADALMKRYERNVKDCNAEKRERIRRILRERSENGSIRSDVHVLKATLYWDVRERRRYR, encoded by the coding sequence ATGATGCAAATCGTGGAGAAAGGCAAAAAGGACTCGGCGTACTGGGACAGTTCGGCGGAGGATTTTCAACGCAGGGTCGCGGGACACGGCTGGAACCTCGAACGCGATCCGGCACTGGCAATTCTGAAGCGGATCGGGGCGCTCGGCCCCGGAGCCAGAGTGCTGGATGTGGGCTGCGGCGTGGGGCGCCACCTTGGAGCCTTCGCTCCGACGGCCGGCGAGGCGGTGGGGGTGGACATCTCCGCACGCATGCTGGAGTTCGCCGCGGAAAACCTGAGGCAACACGCCAACATCATCCTGCAAGTCGGTGATTTCAAAAATCCCGATGCCGCTCTCGAGACGTTGCTCGCCCAAGGATTCGACCTCGTCTTCGCCTCGATGTCACCGGCAGTCGAGGATCTGGAGGACTTGCGCCGGATGAGCGCGTGCTCCAGAGGATGGTGCATGGTCGACCGTTTTCTGGAGGAACAGGACGAGCTGAAGGCGTCAATCCTCGAGGCAGTCGGCATGGACGTTCGCGACGACCCCCACAACCAGGGGGAACGGACGAAGCGTCTGTGGACCCTGCTGTGGGAGGACGGGTACTGTCCGCAGCTTGAGATCCACGCCCGCAGCGAAACCTTCGAACTGAGTGCCGATGCCCTGATGAAGCGTTACGAACGCAATGTCAAGGACTGCAACGCGGAGAAAAGGGAGAGGATCCGCCGGATCCTCCGGGAACGCTCCGAGAACGGATCGATCCGCAGCGACGTTCACGTCCTCAAAGCCACCTTGTACTGGGACGTCCGGGAGCGGCGCCGTTACCGCTAA
- a CDS encoding aspartate/glutamate racemase family protein encodes MTKPEKTLGILGGMGPAAAAEFLRLLAAGAPARSDAEHPRLMMFSDPDIPDRSDGILGTGPDPAPAIRRALLRLAEWGADLLAVPCNTAHHFIDRFRADLPVPLVHIVEATVDAARRCSPEGAWLLSTSGTRASGIYPACAEDRGYRFFHPSEACQERVQRCLRRVKSGDMTEAAGLMRELVEELWSERDCLVVTACTELPLAYAASGLPKDREVSSLQALCDACLDVLYARGNGE; translated from the coding sequence TTGACGAAGCCTGAAAAGACCCTTGGGATTCTGGGCGGGATGGGCCCCGCCGCGGCGGCCGAGTTTTTGCGGCTCCTGGCCGCGGGGGCTCCGGCCCGGAGCGACGCGGAGCACCCGCGCCTGATGATGTTCTCCGATCCCGACATCCCGGACCGCAGCGACGGGATTCTCGGGACGGGGCCGGACCCCGCGCCGGCGATACGCCGGGCCCTGCTGCGCCTCGCCGAGTGGGGTGCGGACCTGCTGGCCGTCCCCTGCAACACGGCCCATCACTTCATCGACCGTTTCCGGGCGGACCTGCCGGTGCCCCTGGTCCACATCGTCGAGGCCACCGTGGATGCCGCTCGGCGGTGCAGTCCGGAGGGGGCGTGGCTCCTCTCCACCTCGGGGACCCGCGCCAGCGGGATCTATCCCGCCTGCGCCGAGGACAGGGGGTATCGGTTTTTTCATCCCTCGGAGGCGTGTCAGGAACGGGTCCAGCGCTGCCTGCGCCGGGTGAAGTCCGGGGACATGACGGAGGCGGCAGGGCTGATGCGCGAGCTCGTGGAGGAGCTTTGGTCCGAGCGGGACTGCCTGGTCGTCACGGCCTGCACGGAGCTGCCCCTGGCCTACGCGGCGTCGGGCCTGCCGAAGGATCGGGAGGTGTCGAGCCTCCAGGCGCTCTGCGACGCCTGCCTCGACGTCCTCTACGCGAGGGGAAACGGAGAATGA
- a CDS encoding flavodoxin family protein, whose protein sequence is METKIAIVYVSTHHGNTRKVVEAMAAERECDLYPADRAKDAELSKYDVVGFASGVYFQSLSPLIVQLARDLELSDRQRTFIVYTAGINYKNYAAPVEKILREKNGTYVGRYSCRGYDTWGPLKLIGGIARKNPTEQELRRAREFIRQI, encoded by the coding sequence ATGGAGACGAAAATCGCGATCGTGTATGTCTCGACGCATCATGGAAACACCAGGAAAGTTGTGGAGGCCATGGCGGCGGAACGGGAGTGCGATCTGTATCCCGCGGATCGGGCGAAGGATGCGGAGCTCTCGAAATACGACGTCGTCGGGTTCGCCTCGGGCGTGTATTTCCAGTCGTTGAGTCCGCTCATCGTCCAGTTGGCGAGGGACCTCGAACTGAGCGATCGTCAGAGGACGTTCATCGTCTACACGGCCGGGATCAACTACAAGAACTACGCCGCACCCGTCGAGAAAATCCTGAGGGAGAAAAACGGCACCTACGTCGGCCGGTACTCCTGCAGGGGCTACGACACCTGGGGACCGCTCAAGCTGATCGGGGGGATCGCCAGGAAGAACCCGACGGAGCAGGAGCTCCGGAGGGCGAGGGAATTCATAAGACAGATTTGA
- a CDS encoding BMP family lipoprotein has translation MKKRLSLLVLALLLVVLGASAARSEPIKVGFVVPSTRDDLAWSQAMYEGIVAVQQELGEGKLELSISERLGNPVDAAAAIRQYASQGYDIIIAHGAQYQSLLNDIAPDFPKTSFAYGTGYAAKFPNIFAYDPHAQEGAYLGGVIAGMMTKSGVIGLVGPVEAGDAIKYNKGFEMGVKAVNPKAVVRIAYTGSFNDLVGAGEIARTAIKAGADFLSGSSQQSVGALKAVAEHKGVHWISTDLNMKDVAPDSVLMAQVYLFKNVVKEIIDSRAKGELGGRAIPLSLANGNIDIQVNHELPPEVAKKLEEVKADIASGKLKIELK, from the coding sequence ATGAAGAAGAGATTGTCGTTGTTGGTCCTTGCGCTGCTCCTCGTCGTCCTGGGCGCCTCCGCCGCCCGGAGCGAGCCCATCAAGGTCGGCTTCGTCGTCCCCAGCACCCGCGACGACCTGGCCTGGAGCCAGGCAATGTACGAGGGCATCGTCGCCGTACAGCAGGAGCTAGGCGAGGGCAAGCTGGAGCTCTCGATCAGCGAGCGCCTGGGCAACCCCGTCGATGCCGCGGCGGCCATCCGCCAGTACGCCTCGCAGGGCTACGACATCATCATCGCCCACGGAGCCCAGTACCAGAGCCTTCTGAACGACATCGCGCCGGACTTCCCCAAGACGAGCTTTGCCTACGGCACCGGCTACGCCGCGAAGTTTCCCAACATCTTCGCCTACGATCCCCATGCCCAGGAGGGCGCCTACCTCGGCGGCGTGATCGCGGGCATGATGACCAAGAGCGGCGTGATCGGCCTGGTCGGCCCCGTCGAGGCGGGGGACGCCATCAAGTACAACAAGGGTTTCGAGATGGGCGTGAAGGCCGTGAACCCCAAGGCCGTCGTCCGCATCGCCTACACGGGCTCCTTCAACGACCTGGTGGGGGCCGGCGAGATCGCCCGTACCGCCATCAAGGCCGGGGCGGACTTCCTGAGCGGCTCATCCCAGCAGAGCGTCGGGGCGCTGAAGGCCGTCGCCGAGCATAAAGGCGTCCACTGGATCTCCACCGACCTCAACATGAAGGACGTCGCCCCCGACTCCGTGCTCATGGCGCAGGTCTACCTCTTCAAGAACGTCGTGAAGGAGATCATCGACTCCCGCGCCAAGGGCGAGCTGGGCGGACGCGCCATCCCGCTCTCCCTCGCCAACGGGAACATCGACATCCAGGTGAACCACGAGCTTCCGCCCGAGGTCGCCAAGAAGCTGGAGGAAGTGAAGGCGGACATCGCCAGCGGCAAGCTGAAGATCGAGCTGAAGTAG